The following are encoded together in the uncultured Sphaerochaeta sp. genome:
- a CDS encoding amidohydrolase family protein, whose protein sequence is MILKQTRFLGPDYSLHKKDIRIEKGTITDIQVSLHEKSGEEVIDCSAFLIYPALADCHVHSPDTLLRGLFSDMSLHNWCNNTEQGQLQTELFEYLDNNVETPAFETLVLYAYLQYVKSGVGFIVETGQADESSGILEACAEKIGIKALVDWYDETPSHELTYAHLQRGTHLPEEEDLDEKGLQEAIQRVEKTAWPLMTHCLETRFRREEILRKFGMSTVELLEKKALLGKQTILFHCVETSERDRAMLASSKATIVHCPVSNLISGARTMNLVDLLERGAHITLGTDFLTHDIWEVMRTTYAELKQSNKSEHFGASQVWNMASKAAAPIASPSGYQGKIAVGAPADMLFVEDGLALSPLIETPGFSNVAYNTLIHTRPSMIKHVMLGGRWIIQEGRCLTIDEEKLEREYTAILRSVLAEKLVNRPDGNSH, encoded by the coding sequence ATGATACTCAAACAAACACGTTTCCTGGGTCCAGATTACTCCCTGCATAAGAAAGACATAAGAATAGAAAAAGGCACCATCACTGATATTCAGGTTTCCTTGCATGAGAAATCGGGAGAAGAGGTCATCGATTGTTCAGCCTTTCTGATCTACCCCGCCCTTGCCGATTGCCATGTACATTCCCCTGATACTTTGCTCAGGGGTCTCTTCAGTGATATGAGCCTCCATAATTGGTGCAACAATACAGAACAAGGACAATTGCAAACAGAACTGTTTGAATATCTCGACAACAATGTGGAAACTCCCGCATTTGAAACCCTGGTTCTGTATGCCTATCTGCAATATGTGAAATCAGGTGTTGGCTTCATCGTAGAGACCGGGCAGGCTGATGAGAGTAGTGGGATTCTCGAAGCATGTGCTGAGAAGATTGGCATCAAAGCCTTGGTTGACTGGTATGACGAGACACCCAGCCATGAACTTACCTATGCACACCTACAGCGTGGCACCCATCTACCAGAAGAAGAGGACCTGGATGAGAAGGGCCTGCAGGAGGCGATCCAAAGAGTTGAGAAAACTGCTTGGCCACTCATGACCCATTGTCTGGAGACACGCTTCAGGAGGGAAGAAATACTCAGGAAATTTGGCATGTCCACTGTGGAATTGCTGGAGAAGAAAGCCCTACTCGGCAAGCAAACGATACTGTTCCATTGTGTGGAGACTTCTGAGAGGGACCGTGCAATGCTTGCTTCAAGCAAAGCAACAATCGTGCACTGCCCGGTTTCCAACCTTATCTCTGGTGCACGCACCATGAACCTTGTTGACCTTTTGGAGAGAGGTGCTCACATCACACTGGGAACCGATTTCCTCACCCATGATATCTGGGAAGTCATGCGCACCACGTATGCTGAGCTGAAACAGAGCAACAAGAGCGAACACTTCGGGGCAAGCCAGGTCTGGAACATGGCGAGTAAGGCAGCAGCCCCGATAGCTTCTCCCTCAGGCTATCAGGGGAAGATTGCAGTAGGAGCTCCGGCTGACATGCTCTTCGTGGAGGACGGGCTTGCTCTCTCCCCGCTTATAGAAACGCCGGGATTCTCCAATGTCGCCTATAATACCTTGATCCATACCCGACCCTCCATGATCAAGCACGTTATGCTTGGTGGGCGGTGGATAATACAGGAAGGACGTTGCCTTACGATTGATGAGGAAAAATTGGAGAGGGAATATACGGCGATCTTACGTAGTGTGCTCGCCGAGAAGCTCGTCAATCGTCCCGATGGCAACTCGCATTGA
- a CDS encoding purine nucleoside permease produces the protein MKQRVRGVLVVGMLLLAMSMISAQPIEEKQPIKVLVFGMFEVGENKGDFAGEFQHFYEAYFEDAEAYELNAMPLTLYVNEEGVAGSIAGMGKAQAGATLTTILRDDRFDFSDTYILISGCSGMSPERGTLGDVVIADALVDYELGHAWKESDNPKDSDSLFLRSNGYDRPGYIELNSTLVDWAFELVQNVPLSDADAAKAYRGKYSANEALETPAVRRGVSVTGDSYWHGKASSEHADDVCAAYDAGTYMVTQMEDNAFGVVAMNENKLDRLLVIRDVVNFDQPHPGQSVTESLDASSGAFSIGMENGFAVTNTIIEELLSDWEYYKSAF, from the coding sequence ATGAAACAAAGAGTACGAGGTGTTCTTGTTGTAGGAATGTTGCTTCTTGCCATGTCCATGATAAGTGCACAACCGATTGAAGAGAAGCAACCGATCAAGGTGCTGGTGTTTGGAATGTTCGAAGTAGGGGAGAATAAGGGAGACTTCGCAGGGGAGTTCCAGCACTTCTATGAAGCCTATTTTGAAGATGCAGAGGCATATGAGCTGAATGCCATGCCATTGACGCTCTATGTCAATGAAGAGGGTGTCGCTGGATCCATCGCAGGAATGGGAAAAGCCCAGGCAGGAGCAACCTTGACTACCATCCTTCGTGACGATCGGTTTGATTTCAGTGATACCTACATCCTTATTAGTGGCTGTTCTGGAATGAGTCCTGAACGAGGCACCCTTGGGGATGTGGTAATTGCAGATGCGCTAGTCGACTACGAACTTGGTCACGCATGGAAGGAATCAGATAATCCTAAAGATTCTGATTCCCTGTTCTTGCGTTCTAACGGATATGATCGACCCGGATATATTGAACTCAATTCCACCCTGGTTGACTGGGCATTTGAACTTGTCCAAAATGTTCCGCTAAGCGATGCCGATGCAGCCAAGGCGTACCGTGGAAAGTATTCAGCTAATGAAGCACTGGAGACTCCTGCTGTTCGTAGAGGGGTCTCTGTTACCGGGGACAGCTACTGGCATGGAAAAGCCTCCAGCGAGCATGCTGACGATGTATGTGCTGCTTACGATGCTGGTACCTATATGGTCACCCAGATGGAAGACAATGCATTTGGTGTGGTTGCTATGAATGAGAACAAACTTGACCGGCTTCTTGTCATCAGGGATGTGGTCAACTTTGACCAGCCTCATCCTGGGCAGAGTGTGACAGAGAGCCTGGATGCTTCTTCAGGTGCATTCTCAATCGGTATGGAGAATGGATTTGCTGTTACCAATACCATCATTGAAGAGCTACTCTCTGACTGGGAATATTACAAGAGTGCATTCTAA
- a CDS encoding nitronate monooxygenase: MTIPDLETLHTNLKSVLHHCVQQLHLGEVKPAIEKILSSKITWPELRIGNLVAKTPIVQGGMGVGISLSSLASAVANAGGIGVIAANGIGLLEKDYYEDGRAANLRAFRNEIRKARSLSDGIIGVNIMVAVNDFHQLLDVAIEEKVDIVFLGAGLPIKNMPVEALRKANVKLAPIVSSARAAQMIFRMWEKLYNDTPDAVVVEGPKAGGHLGFTAEQLDDPEYQLEAIVPLVVEALKPFEESKGVAIPVIAGGGVYTGKDIYKVLSLGASGVQMATRFVATDECDADVRFKEAYVSCTREQIGLIKSPVGMPGRAIRNQFILDSEAGNNPSFRCAWKCLATCKAEQANYCISIALNNARRGLLNSGYVFAGSNAYRVKRIIPVATLVGELQRGYQLNAQAKLTELLEAVKALLDAYGKRESLLKELSERYEQALEALPSQRDVITALKRQYSKLVSQEEVLRLTVKEKLVISSHLTH, translated from the coding sequence ATGACAATACCAGATTTAGAAACATTACATACAAATCTCAAGAGCGTATTGCACCATTGTGTGCAACAACTCCATCTAGGGGAGGTCAAACCTGCTATTGAGAAAATCCTCAGCTCAAAAATTACCTGGCCGGAACTGAGAATCGGAAATCTTGTGGCTAAGACCCCTATCGTACAAGGGGGGATGGGAGTTGGAATCTCACTCTCCTCTCTGGCATCGGCTGTTGCTAATGCCGGAGGTATCGGGGTAATTGCAGCCAATGGAATAGGACTGCTTGAGAAAGATTACTATGAGGACGGTAGAGCGGCCAATCTTAGAGCGTTCCGGAACGAGATCCGTAAAGCAAGAAGCTTGAGTGACGGAATTATCGGGGTAAACATCATGGTCGCTGTGAATGATTTCCACCAACTTCTCGATGTAGCCATAGAAGAGAAAGTGGATATCGTTTTTCTTGGCGCAGGCCTCCCGATCAAGAACATGCCGGTAGAAGCACTGCGAAAGGCGAACGTCAAACTTGCCCCAATCGTAAGCTCTGCAAGAGCTGCCCAGATGATCTTCCGTATGTGGGAGAAGCTGTATAACGACACCCCGGATGCAGTTGTGGTGGAAGGCCCAAAGGCAGGCGGGCACCTAGGATTCACTGCCGAACAGTTGGATGACCCAGAGTACCAACTCGAGGCCATCGTTCCCTTGGTGGTGGAAGCACTGAAACCTTTTGAAGAGAGCAAGGGTGTTGCCATTCCTGTAATTGCAGGAGGTGGTGTCTACACAGGAAAGGATATCTACAAGGTACTCAGCCTTGGTGCTAGTGGTGTACAGATGGCAACCCGTTTTGTAGCAACTGATGAATGTGACGCTGATGTCCGTTTCAAGGAAGCATATGTCTCCTGTACGAGGGAACAGATCGGTCTCATCAAGAGTCCCGTTGGAATGCCTGGCCGTGCAATTCGCAACCAGTTTATCCTAGACAGTGAAGCAGGGAACAATCCCTCATTCCGCTGTGCCTGGAAGTGTCTTGCTACCTGCAAGGCTGAACAAGCGAACTACTGCATCTCCATTGCATTGAACAATGCAAGGAGAGGATTGCTGAATAGCGGATATGTATTTGCGGGCAGCAATGCTTATAGGGTAAAAAGAATTATACCGGTAGCTACCTTGGTTGGAGAGCTGCAGCGAGGATACCAGTTGAATGCACAAGCCAAGCTGACCGAACTGCTGGAAGCAGTGAAAGCCTTGCTTGATGCATATGGAAAGAGAGAATCTTTACTGAAAGAACTCTCAGAACGGTATGAGCAAGCATTGGAAGCACTTCCTAGCCAGAGGGATGTCATTACTGCACTGAAGAGGCAGTACAGCAAGCTCGTCTCTCAGGAAGAAGTGCTCCGTTTGACCGTGAAGGAGAAACTCGTGATCTCCTCACATCTGACTCATTAG
- a CDS encoding pyridoxamine 5'-phosphate oxidase family protein — translation MLPKAIIEAWKNKQPAIVLTTVDESGMPNSIYATCTDLYQDNEIIIADNYFDKTKHNIDTGTKVSVLFITTEGKSYQLKGEVSYHTEGAYYDFMKAFNPVKHPGHGALVLHAQAAYSGQEQLF, via the coding sequence ATGTTACCAAAAGCAATCATTGAGGCTTGGAAGAACAAACAGCCTGCAATTGTACTCACTACCGTTGATGAGAGCGGGATGCCCAACAGTATCTACGCAACCTGCACTGATCTCTATCAGGATAATGAAATTATCATCGCAGACAACTACTTCGATAAGACGAAGCATAATATCGATACAGGAACCAAAGTCTCCGTGCTTTTCATTACAACGGAAGGAAAGTCGTATCAGCTGAAAGGCGAGGTAAGCTACCACACTGAGGGGGCCTACTATGATTTCATGAAAGCCTTCAATCCAGTCAAGCATCCTGGACATGGAGCATTAGTACTCCATGCCCAAGCAGCTTACAGCGGTCAGGAACAGTTGTTCTAA
- the chrA gene encoding chromate efflux transporter produces MATVNYRHFLKDVLICSLGAYGGPEAHFGVFLDHLVTKKHYLEEEDLVELLALTSILPGPTSTQTIVSVGYRIGGPLLAFFTLMVWALPVVLIMSTLSFLYQILENLQISGRILRFIGPMAVGFIVLAAYRIGKKVLIDKTSHILFMFGAVTTYFIRSPWIFPLVLIIGGSISVFSSRETDLFQKAKLNPPWHYLVWFACFAIGSLLLSTLTHHLLITLFEAFYRYGYLVFGGGQVVVPVMIAELVETKGYMSNEEFLTGYGLVQGLPGPMFSFSAYAGGMAARGQGTPSQIAAALLSAIGIFLPGTLLIFFVYPVWEKLKGIKAVRISLRGINAVAGGLITTAAILLLQKSGLSLENFLVLLFTVLLLLTRKIPAPLIVLATLGAGILL; encoded by the coding sequence ATGGCAACGGTGAACTATCGTCACTTCCTCAAAGATGTCTTGATCTGCAGTTTGGGGGCTTATGGAGGACCGGAGGCACACTTCGGCGTCTTCCTCGACCACCTTGTGACCAAGAAACACTATCTAGAAGAAGAGGACCTTGTAGAACTTCTTGCCCTAACCAGCATACTCCCTGGCCCAACCAGCACGCAAACCATCGTCTCGGTTGGCTATCGGATTGGAGGACCACTCCTTGCGTTTTTCACCCTGATGGTATGGGCATTACCGGTAGTGCTGATCATGAGTACACTATCATTTCTCTATCAAATACTTGAGAATCTGCAGATTTCCGGTAGGATCCTCCGATTTATCGGACCGATGGCAGTAGGATTCATTGTTCTCGCTGCCTACCGTATCGGGAAAAAAGTGCTGATAGATAAAACAAGCCATATACTCTTCATGTTCGGCGCTGTTACTACGTATTTCATACGCTCTCCTTGGATTTTTCCCTTGGTTCTCATCATTGGGGGAAGTATTTCGGTGTTCAGCAGCAGGGAAACAGACTTGTTCCAGAAAGCAAAGCTCAATCCTCCATGGCATTACCTTGTATGGTTTGCCTGTTTTGCAATTGGTTCACTATTGCTCTCTACCCTGACCCATCACCTGCTTATCACGCTCTTTGAGGCATTCTACCGCTACGGTTATCTGGTCTTTGGAGGAGGACAGGTGGTAGTCCCAGTCATGATCGCAGAATTGGTGGAGACAAAGGGGTACATGAGCAATGAAGAGTTCCTTACCGGATACGGTCTGGTCCAAGGATTACCCGGCCCCATGTTCAGCTTCAGCGCCTATGCTGGTGGCATGGCAGCCCGTGGACAGGGAACTCCATCTCAGATAGCTGCAGCACTGCTCTCTGCAATTGGCATCTTTCTACCAGGCACGTTGCTCATTTTCTTTGTCTATCCGGTGTGGGAGAAGCTGAAGGGGATCAAGGCTGTACGCATATCACTGAGAGGAATCAATGCAGTGGCAGGGGGACTCATTACCACTGCTGCAATCCTGTTGTTGCAGAAAAGTGGTTTGAGCCTGGAGAATTTCCTTGTACTTCTCTTCACGGTACTCTTATTGCTTACACGAAAAATTCCCGCCCCCTTGATAGTACTTGCAACCCTGGGAGCAGGAATACTACTGTAA
- a CDS encoding iron-containing alcohol dehydrogenase, producing MNMTYFLPTKLVFGQNTLSTLHEQSLPGKKALIVISSGTSTRKYGYLGQVEDQLKQAGVSYEVFDKILPNPVKRHVEEGSSLAKEKGCDFVIGLGGGSVIDSAKAIAIMATNDGDLWDYISGGSGKGKPMNERPLPIVAITTTAGTGTEVDPWLVITKEETNEKIGMGTVDTFPTLSIVDPTLMVSVPPQLTAFQGFDALFHSTEGYLNKTANTFSDLYSLEAIRLIGKSLRTAVVDGKNLAAREDVALANTLAGLVEWTSGCISEHSLEHAMSAFHPELAHGAGLIMISNAYYTHIAENHIADERMVAMAKALGKEDATEAMDFVRALEDLQKDCGVADLRMSDYGMREEEIPPMVKNARENMGGLFEVDPMTLSDEDCLKIYKQSFK from the coding sequence ATGAACATGACCTATTTTCTCCCTACGAAACTTGTTTTCGGACAGAATACTCTTTCAACACTCCACGAACAGTCGCTTCCCGGAAAGAAGGCGTTGATTGTCATCTCCAGTGGTACATCGACACGCAAATATGGCTATCTTGGCCAAGTAGAGGATCAATTGAAACAAGCTGGAGTCTCATATGAAGTCTTTGACAAGATCCTTCCCAACCCAGTGAAGCGGCATGTAGAAGAAGGTTCTTCGCTTGCCAAGGAGAAAGGCTGTGACTTTGTGATCGGTCTTGGTGGTGGATCGGTCATCGACTCAGCGAAAGCGATTGCCATCATGGCAACCAATGATGGAGATTTGTGGGACTATATCAGTGGAGGCTCCGGAAAGGGCAAGCCCATGAATGAAAGACCACTGCCTATTGTTGCCATTACCACTACAGCAGGAACCGGCACGGAGGTAGATCCTTGGTTGGTCATAACCAAGGAAGAGACCAATGAGAAGATTGGTATGGGCACTGTGGATACCTTTCCAACGCTCAGTATTGTCGATCCAACCCTTATGGTTAGTGTTCCTCCACAGCTCACCGCATTCCAGGGCTTCGATGCGCTCTTTCACAGCACAGAAGGGTATCTCAACAAGACAGCAAACACGTTTAGTGATCTCTATAGCCTGGAAGCTATCCGGCTTATCGGGAAGAGCCTACGAACTGCAGTTGTGGACGGCAAGAACCTTGCAGCACGCGAGGATGTAGCCCTAGCAAATACTCTTGCTGGTCTGGTTGAATGGACCAGTGGATGCATCAGTGAACACTCACTCGAGCATGCCATGAGTGCCTTCCACCCTGAGCTTGCCCATGGGGCGGGCTTGATAATGATCAGCAATGCCTACTACACCCATATTGCAGAGAACCATATTGCCGATGAGCGAATGGTTGCCATGGCCAAGGCACTTGGCAAGGAAGACGCGACTGAAGCAATGGATTTTGTGAGAGCCTTAGAGGATCTCCAGAAGGATTGTGGTGTAGCAGACCTCAGGATGAGTGATTATGGCATGAGGGAGGAAGAGATTCCTCCAATGGTGAAGAATGCCAGAGAGAACATGGGGGGGCTGTTCGAGGTTGATCCCATGACCCTCAGTGATGAGGATTGTTTAAAGATCTACAAGCAATCATTCAAGTAA
- a CDS encoding cupin domain-containing protein: MSKLKYDDTTVIPMAPGVSRRVLSHTRELMLVEVTFSAGSVVPSHRHPHQQISYIKSGRFSCTSDGDVTEASPGDSLTFSSNQEHGVICLENGVVLDCFTPAREDFL, encoded by the coding sequence ATGAGCAAATTGAAATATGATGATACAACTGTAATTCCCATGGCCCCTGGGGTTTCCAGAAGGGTTCTTTCCCATACCCGGGAGCTTATGTTGGTTGAGGTGACCTTCTCTGCTGGTTCGGTGGTTCCTTCCCATAGACACCCCCACCAACAGATCAGCTATATCAAATCAGGCCGTTTCTCGTGTACAAGTGACGGAGACGTTACAGAAGCAAGTCCTGGAGATTCTCTGACCTTTTCTTCGAATCAAGAGCATGGTGTTATTTGTCTGGAAAATGGGGTTGTGCTCGATTGCTTCACGCCTGCAAGGGAAGATTTTCTCTAG
- a CDS encoding sugar phosphate isomerase/epimerase family protein — MRRVGVHETRFKEYGNDDVVALFGRAREYEYNLLEISGERLLSLSPLGLKRISLEARNFQLDLSYSLTLGPLYDLSSLDEEVRKRGLSTVEKIIRNIGQMGGGSLNGPFYTAFPPLLHMENQKDRLFEQSVGSLRSLANIAVDEDVLLNIRPVNRYEHFFLNTASDALQFVRAVNHPGCGIDLDTFHMNIEESDILAAFEQAGYYLHCIHIRENNGQAVGNGTLPWALIKERLDLMHYEGPLVHAPEAMKIAPFEGKQIRRLLS; from the coding sequence ATGAGAAGAGTTGGTGTTCATGAGACTCGGTTCAAGGAATATGGGAACGATGATGTTGTTGCCCTGTTTGGCAGAGCGAGGGAATACGAATACAATCTACTCGAAATCAGCGGAGAGCGTTTGCTCTCTCTGTCTCCTCTTGGACTAAAGCGTATTTCCTTGGAAGCTCGGAATTTCCAGCTTGATCTTTCCTATTCTCTCACTCTAGGACCTCTCTATGACCTTTCATCACTGGATGAAGAAGTGAGAAAGAGGGGTCTCTCAACAGTTGAGAAAATCATCAGGAATATCGGACAGATGGGAGGGGGGAGCCTGAATGGGCCCTTCTATACCGCTTTTCCTCCATTGCTCCACATGGAAAACCAAAAGGATCGCTTATTCGAGCAGAGTGTAGGAAGTCTGAGGTCTTTGGCAAATATTGCTGTAGATGAAGATGTCTTGTTGAACATTCGCCCGGTAAATCGCTACGAACATTTTTTTCTAAACACTGCTTCTGACGCTCTCCAATTTGTTCGTGCTGTAAACCATCCAGGCTGTGGCATTGACCTTGATACCTTCCATATGAATATTGAGGAATCGGACATCCTCGCTGCTTTCGAGCAAGCTGGGTATTATCTACACTGTATTCATATCAGGGAGAACAATGGACAAGCGGTTGGCAATGGAACGTTGCCTTGGGCTCTCATCAAGGAGAGACTTGACCTCATGCATTATGAAGGTCCACTCGTACATGCTCCTGAGGCCATGAAGATAGCCCCATTTGAGGGAAAGCAGATCAGGCGGTTGCTCAGTTAG
- a CDS encoding ARMT1-like domain-containing protein has product MNTTLECIPCFFNQVLASGKLLGLSPESIKQIMDEVGNELKHFPLDMTPPAMAYHIQRLFVEKSGEEDPYRSVKKMSNTQALAVIDDLRTIVRESQNPLKTAVKLACAGNIIDYGAFPNGIDVQGEITRILEQSQEVAGEEATSLFDFDTFKQSLHSAERLMYIGDNAGEIVFDKVLLETIARAFPQIELYFVTRGQPILNDVLTKDALDCGIDSVATIVSSGSRTPGLILSEADPEFLRLYDDADLIISKGQGNFEALSQAEDPIFFLFIIKCEVISNHIGGAKMELVLKSNTKHPKKA; this is encoded by the coding sequence ATGAATACTACACTCGAATGCATCCCCTGTTTCTTCAACCAGGTACTCGCGTCTGGCAAACTTTTGGGACTTTCTCCCGAATCAATCAAGCAAATCATGGACGAAGTTGGTAATGAACTTAAGCATTTCCCCTTGGACATGACTCCTCCTGCGATGGCCTACCATATACAACGACTGTTTGTTGAAAAATCAGGAGAGGAAGATCCCTATCGTTCTGTGAAAAAAATGAGTAATACACAGGCCCTTGCGGTAATCGATGATTTGAGGACAATCGTAAGAGAATCGCAAAACCCACTGAAGACAGCTGTAAAACTGGCTTGTGCAGGAAATATCATTGATTATGGGGCTTTTCCCAACGGTATTGATGTACAAGGGGAAATCACGAGGATTCTTGAACAATCACAAGAGGTAGCGGGAGAAGAAGCAACTTCCTTATTTGATTTTGACACATTCAAGCAATCTTTACATTCGGCAGAACGGTTGATGTACATTGGGGATAATGCGGGGGAAATAGTCTTTGACAAGGTATTGTTGGAAACGATTGCAAGAGCATTCCCACAAATTGAATTATATTTTGTCACCAGAGGACAACCGATACTTAATGACGTCTTGACCAAGGATGCCTTAGACTGCGGAATCGATTCAGTGGCAACGATTGTTTCCAGCGGAAGCAGAACTCCTGGATTGATACTGAGCGAAGCTGACCCTGAATTCCTAAGATTGTATGATGATGCAGATTTAATCATCAGCAAAGGACAAGGCAACTTTGAAGCACTCTCACAAGCTGAAGACCCAATATTTTTCCTCTTCATCATCAAGTGTGAAGTGATTAGCAACCATATTGGAGGCGCAAAGATGGAGCTGGTTCTGAAAAGTAACACAAAACACCCCAAGAAAGCCTGA
- the budA gene encoding acetolactate decarboxylase yields the protein MKTGYRVLSAVMLVLCLLLASGCTSVPKEDTLYQVSLLNALLQGEYDGFITVGTLKDHGDTGIGTFDTLDGEMIMLDGVVYKAKADGTVEVMADEVLVPFAVVTPFVADVLDTETDEFITIEELKTRLDAGISQNTADYNRFYAAKVSGTFSHIRVRSVPSQEKPYRPLSVIAESQREFVYEQVEGTIVAFRSPEYVEGVNLPGWHLHFLSKDGQKGGHLLEVAATLSEIQIGDMRSFQLILPASSSFADMDISEDRREETQAIEGIGRP from the coding sequence ATGAAGACGGGTTATCGGGTCCTCAGTGCTGTGATGTTGGTTCTATGCTTGCTTCTTGCAAGTGGATGTACCTCTGTTCCCAAGGAAGATACTCTATACCAGGTCTCTTTGCTCAACGCATTATTGCAGGGAGAGTATGATGGGTTCATAACCGTTGGCACGTTGAAGGATCATGGTGATACAGGCATTGGTACTTTTGATACGTTGGATGGGGAAATGATCATGCTTGATGGCGTGGTGTATAAAGCAAAGGCTGATGGAACTGTTGAGGTGATGGCTGATGAGGTTCTAGTTCCTTTTGCTGTCGTAACCCCATTCGTTGCAGATGTTCTGGATACAGAAACAGACGAATTTATTACTATAGAGGAACTTAAAACACGTCTCGATGCAGGAATTAGTCAAAACACCGCTGATTATAATCGATTCTATGCTGCGAAGGTGAGTGGTACTTTTTCCCATATAAGGGTCCGTAGTGTCCCTTCCCAGGAGAAACCGTACCGGCCACTCTCTGTAATTGCCGAATCCCAAAGAGAGTTTGTATATGAGCAAGTGGAGGGAACCATCGTTGCGTTCCGTTCTCCCGAATATGTGGAAGGGGTTAACCTACCAGGTTGGCATTTGCACTTCCTTTCCAAGGATGGGCAGAAAGGAGGCCACCTTCTGGAGGTAGCTGCCACCTTATCAGAGATACAAATTGGTGATATGCGCTCCTTCCAGCTTATCCTTCCCGCCAGTAGTTCCTTCGCTGACATGGATATTTCGGAAGACAGAAGAGAGGAGACCCAAGCCATAGAAGGGATAGGGCGTCCGTAG
- a CDS encoding MurR/RpiR family transcriptional regulator, producing the protein MQEVSAIYTIRSKYNTLSAKEKKIADFILEHPKESVNPSIEKLAERIGISESTMVRFARKLGYSGYQRFRIALARETIPKNEQVFETGILEGEEVVDMVFKNAQRTLSETLVAIDRTAIKKSATLIAQARSVFLMGLGGSNTLAQDAYHKFIRTGINCQYAADFHMQLMLASQAKKDDVALIVSHTGEGYDTLALAEELRNNGAKLLILTSNARSPLAKLGDLVLSVSPCCSKIVAESFSARITSLVLIDVLYVEILELMENIGVENLNKMRDVIAKRRI; encoded by the coding sequence ATGCAAGAAGTAAGTGCCATCTATACGATCAGGAGCAAGTACAACACCCTCAGTGCAAAAGAGAAGAAGATTGCTGACTTCATCCTCGAACATCCCAAGGAATCAGTTAACCCAAGTATTGAGAAACTGGCAGAGAGAATTGGGATCAGCGAATCAACCATGGTGCGATTCGCCCGTAAGCTTGGATATTCAGGATACCAGCGTTTTCGTATTGCCCTTGCAAGGGAGACCATCCCCAAAAATGAACAAGTCTTTGAAACTGGGATCCTTGAGGGTGAAGAGGTAGTGGATATGGTATTCAAGAATGCACAACGCACCCTCTCTGAAACACTGGTGGCCATCGACCGTACGGCAATCAAGAAAAGTGCAACATTGATCGCCCAGGCTCGTTCGGTATTTCTCATGGGTCTCGGAGGTTCCAATACCCTCGCCCAGGATGCGTATCATAAATTTATCAGAACAGGTATCAACTGCCAGTATGCCGCTGACTTCCATATGCAGCTGATGCTTGCCAGCCAAGCAAAAAAAGATGATGTTGCCCTGATCGTAAGCCACACCGGCGAAGGCTATGACACCCTTGCCCTGGCAGAAGAGCTCAGAAACAATGGAGCCAAGTTACTTATTTTAACCAGCAATGCACGATCCCCTTTGGCCAAACTGGGAGACCTTGTCTTGTCAGTAAGCCCTTGTTGTTCGAAAATAGTTGCAGAATCTTTTTCTGCCAGGATCACCTCCTTGGTGCTCATCGATGTCCTATACGTAGAAATCCTTGAGCTCATGGAGAATATCGGGGTGGAGAATTTGAATAAGATGAGAGATGTTATCGCAAAACGAAGAATCTAA